The genomic interval CTTGGTCGCCTCCAGCTGCTGCCGCTTCTTCTCCTGCTCGTCCAGCGCCCGCTGGTACAGCGCCGCCTTCAGCATCTTCAGCGCCGTGGCCTTGTTCTTGTGCTGGCTGCGCTCCTGCTGGCAGGACACGACGATGCCGGTCGGGACGTGGGTGAGCCGCACCGCCGACGAGGTCTTGTTCACGTGCTGGCCGCCCGCGCCGGAGGCGCGGAACACGTCCATCCTGATGTCCTCGTCCCTGAGATCGATCTCGATGGTGTCGTCCACCAGCGGGTAGACGAACACCGACGCGAACGACGTGTGCCGGCGCGCCTGCGCGTCGAACGGCGAGATCCGCACCAGGCGGTGCACGCCCTTCTCCGCCTTGAGGAACCCGTAGGCGTACTGGCCCTTGATCTCCATCGACACCGACTTGAGACCCGCTTCCTCGCCCGCCAGCAGGTCGAGCACGCTCACGGCGAAGCCTTTCCGCTCCGCCCACCGCCGGTACATCCGCATCAGCATCTCGGCCCAGTCCTGCGACTCGGTGCCGCCCGCGCCCGGGTGGATCGTCAACAGCGCGTCGAGCTGGTCCTCGGGACCCTGGAGCAT from Gemmatimonadales bacterium carries:
- the prfB gene encoding peptide chain release factor 2, whose translation is MSEIRSATWINASSNSGAIFDVDAKVARLSALEGAMSQPGFWDKAESARKTVDEVKSLKRWTQPYQEVRQRVDHARELAELLEHESDAEVERELETEATELAGHVERLVLQTMLQGPEDQLDALLTIHPGAGGTESQDWAEMLMRMYRRWAERKGFAVSVLDLLAGEEAGLKSVSMEIKGQYAYGFLKAEKGVHRLVRISPFDAQARRHTSFASVFVYPLVDDTIEIDLRDEDIRMDVFRASGAGGQHVNKTSSAVRLTHVPTGIVVSCQQERSQHKNKATALKMLKAALYQRALDEQEKKRQQLEATKTDNSWGNQIRSYVFQPYTMVNDHRTELKVGDVQRVMDGDIDAFIEAYLKRFGRTAR